The sequence GGGCGTGCGAGTGGCCGTTTCGATTGTGCTTCTGGTGACCATCGTCGCCGGCATCGTCGCGTGGGAGTTCCGGGACGAGGGCGGGGCCGCGCCGAACTACTTTGCCCGCGACCCGGTGCTGCGCGCGGCGCCTATTCGCATCTATCGCGCCGACCGCGCGCGCGCCTTCCTCTGGTTCTTCGGCAACGACCTGGGGTTCTGGGGGGCGCAGCAACGACTGGCGGTGTCGCTCGCCGGACGCGGCGTGGACGTGGTGGGATTCGACCTGCGGGCCTGGCTCGCCACGCGTCCGCGCGAGTCGGCGCCGGAGAGGGCGCGCGCGTTTCGCGAGGCGATGGCGGATCTGATATCGCGCGCCGAGCGCGAGCTGGGAGACAGCACGCTGCCGGTCGTCGTCGCGGGGCATTCCGTGGGGGCGGAAGTGGCGCTGTATATGGTGGCCGACCGTCCGCCGCCGCGGCTGCGCGGCGTGGTGGCGCTGTCGCCCGGGTCGCGCGGCCACCTGAGGATCACGGCGGCCGATCTCGCGTTCGGCGAGCCGACCGAGCCGGGGAGCTTCGCCATCGACTCGGTGCTGCACGCCATTCGCGGCGACTTGCGCGTGGCAATCGTGCGCGGCGCGAACGACCGGCTCCGCAGCGTGGACTCGCTGCTGCTCGCCGAGCGTCCCGAAACGCGCCGCGTGGTGATCCCGCTGGCGGCGCATTCGATGAAGCGGCTCTTCATCGCCGGCCCCATGATCGAAAAGGCAGTGGAGTGGGCGGCCGGGATCGAAACGACACGCCTTGTCACCCGCAGGTGACACAAATCGGCCGTCTCAGGGCGAGGCGGCGTGGCACTATCGTTG comes from Gemmatimonadaceae bacterium and encodes:
- a CDS encoding alpha/beta fold hydrolase encodes the protein MHAKREGPASDGTTAGDTTSRWRRRWGVRVAVSIVLLVTIVAGIVAWEFRDEGGAAPNYFARDPVLRAAPIRIYRADRARAFLWFFGNDLGFWGAQQRLAVSLAGRGVDVVGFDLRAWLATRPRESAPERARAFREAMADLISRAERELGDSTLPVVVAGHSVGAEVALYMVADRPPPRLRGVVALSPGSRGHLRITAADLAFGEPTEPGSFAIDSVLHAIRGDLRVAIVRGANDRLRSVDSLLLAERPETRRVVIPLAAHSMKRLFIAGPMIEKAVEWAAGIETTRLVTRR